A stretch of the Planktothricoides raciborskii GIHE-MW2 genome encodes the following:
- a CDS encoding two-component system response regulator — translation MNFLETERSKILVVDDHPASRMTAMALLSVEGYEILEADSGPAALAQVKETNPDLILLDVMMPGMDGFEVCRHLKQSEGTRLIPIVFVTALNDRRSRIRGIEAGGDDFLTKPFDHLELSARVKSLIRQKRLNEDLDHAEKVLFSIAKTVESRDPNTGDHCERLVERGQEFGEYLGLPRNQIRDLMWGGYLHDIGKVGIPDSVLLKTGRLTEEEWVIMRQHVIIGEKICKPLRTMRGVIPIIRHHHERWDGSGYPDGLIGDEIPYLAQVFQIIDIYDALTSERPYKKAFSPQTALEIMQEETDKGWRNPKLMQQFRDFMFQVSAEIHSLAS, via the coding sequence GTGAACTTTCTTGAGACAGAACGATCTAAAATTCTAGTGGTAGACGATCATCCAGCCAGCCGGATGACCGCAATGGCTTTATTGTCTGTGGAAGGCTATGAAATTCTAGAAGCAGACAGTGGCCCTGCCGCCTTGGCACAGGTCAAAGAAACCAATCCAGATTTAATTTTACTGGATGTAATGATGCCGGGAATGGACGGATTTGAGGTCTGTCGCCACTTAAAACAAAGCGAAGGAACTCGGTTAATTCCGATTGTATTTGTCACCGCCCTCAATGACCGGCGATCGCGCATCCGAGGGATCGAAGCGGGAGGAGACGATTTTCTCACCAAACCCTTTGACCATTTAGAACTTTCTGCCAGAGTCAAATCCCTAATTCGACAGAAACGGCTAAACGAAGACCTCGACCATGCGGAGAAAGTCCTATTTTCCATTGCCAAAACCGTAGAAAGCCGCGATCCGAATACCGGCGACCATTGCGAAAGGCTGGTAGAACGAGGGCAAGAATTTGGGGAATATCTGGGTTTGCCCCGCAACCAAATTCGGGATTTAATGTGGGGCGGTTATCTCCACGATATTGGCAAAGTGGGGATTCCTGATTCAGTGCTGCTGAAAACAGGTCGCCTCACAGAGGAAGAATGGGTGATTATGCGACAGCACGTGATTATTGGGGAAAAAATTTGTAAACCTCTGCGAACAATGCGAGGGGTGATTCCCATTATTCGCCACCACCATGAACGCTGGGATGGAAGTGGTTATCCCGATGGTTTAATCGGTGATGAAATTCCCTATTTAGCTCAAGTCTTTCAAATTATTGATATTTACGATGCCTTAACCAGTGAACGACCGTATAAAAAAGCGTTCTCTCCCCAAACCGCTTTGGAAATTATGCAGGAGGAAACCGATAAAGGTTGGCGAAATCCTAAACTGATGCAACAGTTCAGAGATTTTATGTTCCAAGTGAGTGCAGAAATTCACTCCTTAGCGAGTTAA
- the glmU gene encoding bifunctional UDP-N-acetylglucosamine diphosphorylase/glucosamine-1-phosphate N-acetyltransferase GlmU: MVAVAILAAGRGTRMKSDLPKVLHQLGGRSLIERVLEVGAQCLRPQALSPKPSDIEPSHCFVIVGYKGELVQAVCEARFSRQQQSGQLPPLTFVQQTEQLGTGHAIQQLLPHLQGFEGDLLVLNGDVPLLQPETIKMLLETHTTHKNAATLLTAQLPDPKGYGRVFCDRDNFLQQIVEDRDCTPEQKQNRRINAGVYCFNWPALAKVLPDLKANNDQQEYYLTDAVNFLAPVMAVDVADYQEILGINDRKQLANAYSILQERLKDRWMRAGVTLVDPNSITIDDTVQFDRDVIIEPQTHLRGHTVIRSGARIGPGSLIENSEIGENVRVLYSVITDSQVAADSIVGPYAHLRGKAKIGQGCRVGNFVEIKKSTVGDRTNVAHLSYLGDATLGERVNIGAGTITANYDGVNKHQTIIGDGSKTGANSVLVAPVTLGENVTVAAGSTITKDVEDNALAIARSRQASIANWQPLKKD; the protein is encoded by the coding sequence ATGGTAGCAGTAGCAATTTTAGCGGCTGGACGAGGGACACGCATGAAGTCTGATCTGCCCAAAGTTTTACATCAGTTGGGAGGGCGATCGCTCATAGAAAGAGTGTTAGAAGTAGGGGCGCAATGCTTGCGCCCGCAAGCATTATCCCCCAAGCCCTCGGACATTGAGCCATCCCATTGTTTTGTCATAGTGGGATATAAAGGAGAATTGGTTCAAGCGGTTTGTGAAGCGAGATTTTCCCGGCAGCAGCAGTCGGGACAACTACCTCCCTTAACATTTGTGCAACAAACCGAGCAACTCGGGACAGGTCATGCCATCCAGCAACTACTTCCCCACTTGCAAGGATTTGAGGGAGATTTACTGGTTTTGAATGGGGACGTGCCGTTGTTGCAACCAGAAACCATTAAAATGCTGCTGGAAACTCACACTACCCATAAAAATGCGGCCACGCTGTTGACCGCACAGTTGCCAGACCCCAAAGGATATGGCCGGGTATTTTGCGATCGCGATAATTTCCTGCAACAAATCGTTGAAGACCGAGACTGCACCCCGGAACAAAAGCAAAATCGCCGGATTAATGCGGGGGTTTATTGCTTTAATTGGCCTGCTTTGGCCAAGGTTTTGCCAGATTTAAAGGCGAACAATGACCAGCAAGAATATTATTTAACCGATGCGGTGAATTTTCTGGCTCCAGTGATGGCGGTAGATGTGGCCGATTATCAGGAAATTTTGGGGATTAATGACCGCAAACAGTTGGCGAACGCTTACAGCATTTTACAAGAACGCCTCAAAGATCGTTGGATGCGAGCCGGTGTCACCCTGGTCGATCCGAACAGTATCACCATTGATGATACGGTGCAATTCGATCGCGATGTAATTATTGAACCTCAAACCCACCTCCGGGGTCATACGGTGATTCGTTCTGGGGCGAGGATCGGGCCTGGGAGTCTCATTGAAAATAGTGAAATTGGTGAAAATGTCCGGGTTTTGTATTCGGTCATCACCGATAGCCAAGTAGCTGCGGACAGCATTGTTGGACCTTATGCCCATTTGCGGGGTAAGGCGAAAATTGGTCAAGGTTGCCGGGTCGGTAATTTTGTGGAGATTAAAAAGAGTACCGTGGGCGATCGCACCAATGTAGCCCATCTTTCTTACCTGGGAGATGCCACCTTGGGCGAACGAGTGAATATCGGTGCGGGAACCATTACTGCCAACTATGACGGGGTGAATAAACATCAAACCATTATCGGTGACGGCAGTAAAACCGGGGCAAATAGCGTGCTGGTGGCCCCTGTCACCCTGGGAGAAAATGTCACCGTAGCCGCAGGATCGACCATTACCAAAGATGTGGAGGATAACGCTTTGGCGATCGCTCGCTCCCGTCAAGCATCGATCGCGAATTGGCAACCCTTAAAAAAAGATTAG
- a CDS encoding isoaspartyl peptidase/L-asparaginase, with protein sequence MSTGQVQPKLIIHGGAGSSLQGKGGVAAVRQSLYKVLGEVYQMLEEGATAKEAVVHGCRMLEDDPRFNAGTGSVLQSDGQIRMSASLMDGLTQKFSGVINVSRLKNPIDLAQFLQASPDRVLSDHGAAYLLRELNIPIHDPLTDLRLGEWIEERKDNFSRTMANVVAESKPSEAGRGTIGVVALDNQGRLAAGTSTGGKGFERIGRVSDSAMPAGNYASPHAAVSCTGIGEDIIDECLAAKIVIRVTDGFSLKQAFERSFAESHEHQRDLGAIGIDATGAIAWGKTSEVILAAFHDGQRMGDSLEMGKDTQVFLA encoded by the coding sequence ATGTCAACTGGTCAGGTGCAACCCAAGCTAATCATTCACGGTGGGGCAGGAAGTTCTTTACAAGGAAAGGGAGGCGTAGCAGCGGTGCGCCAGTCTCTTTACAAGGTTCTCGGTGAAGTTTATCAGATGCTAGAAGAGGGTGCCACTGCAAAAGAGGCCGTCGTCCACGGCTGTCGGATGCTCGAAGACGATCCCCGTTTTAATGCCGGGACTGGTTCCGTTCTCCAATCTGATGGTCAAATTAGAATGAGCGCTTCATTAATGGATGGGCTAACTCAAAAATTCAGTGGGGTGATTAATGTCTCTCGGCTGAAAAATCCCATTGATTTGGCTCAGTTTCTACAAGCAAGTCCCGACCGTGTGTTGTCCGATCATGGCGCTGCCTATTTATTACGAGAATTAAATATCCCCATCCATGACCCCTTGACGGACTTACGCTTGGGCGAATGGATCGAAGAACGCAAAGATAATTTTTCGCGGACAATGGCGAATGTGGTGGCAGAGAGTAAACCCAGCGAAGCCGGTCGGGGGACAATTGGCGTGGTTGCCTTAGATAACCAAGGTCGTCTCGCTGCGGGAACTTCCACCGGGGGTAAAGGATTTGAACGGATTGGTCGGGTGAGTGATTCGGCTATGCCTGCGGGAAATTATGCCAGTCCTCATGCAGCGGTGAGTTGTACCGGCATTGGGGAAGATATTATTGACGAGTGTTTGGCGGCTAAGATTGTGATCCGGGTAACGGATGGGTTTTCTCTGAAACAAGCTTTTGAGCGGTCTTTTGCAGAGTCTCACGAGCATCAGCGCGATTTAGGCGCTATTGGCATTGATGCGACAGGGGCGATCGCCTGGGGGAAAACTTCTGAGGTGATTTTGGCCGCGTTTCACGACGGTCAGCGCATGGGAGATAGTTTAGAAATGGGCAAAGATACTCAGGTTTTCTTGGCCTAA
- a CDS encoding DUF2256 domain-containing protein, with protein MSRSRSKSDLPEKICVVCQRPFSWRKKWADCWDEVKYCSERCRRRRSQASSFKDEPPPR; from the coding sequence ATGAGCCGATCGCGATCTAAGTCTGATTTACCGGAAAAAATCTGTGTCGTGTGTCAACGTCCTTTTAGTTGGCGGAAAAAATGGGCGGATTGTTGGGATGAGGTGAAATATTGCTCTGAACGGTGTCGGCGGCGTCGTTCTCAGGCATCATCTTTCAAGGACGAACCGCCACCGAGATGA
- the rpiA gene encoding ribose-5-phosphate isomerase RpiA, whose product MSTATDAVTLMKQQVGKAAADRVKSGSIVGLGTGSTTAYAIQYIGERIQSGELTDIKGIPTSFQAEVLAKKYGVPLTTLDEVDHIDVAIDGADEVDPNKNLIKGGGAAHTREKVVDSLADQFIVVVDSSKLVDKLGSTFLLPVEVLPMAMTPVMRAIAKLGGKPELRMGIKKAGPVITDQGNFVIDVKFDKIDNPAELEKTLNNLPGVLENGLFVNVTDVVLIGEIKDGQPVVREM is encoded by the coding sequence ATGAGTACAGCAACAGATGCGGTCACATTAATGAAACAACAAGTGGGCAAAGCAGCGGCGGATCGGGTAAAATCTGGTTCCATCGTCGGACTGGGAACAGGTTCGACTACTGCTTATGCGATTCAGTATATTGGGGAAAGAATTCAGTCCGGGGAACTGACTGATATTAAAGGGATTCCCACCTCATTTCAAGCGGAAGTGCTGGCGAAAAAATATGGCGTTCCTTTAACCACTCTTGATGAAGTGGATCATATTGATGTGGCGATCGATGGTGCCGATGAAGTGGATCCAAACAAGAACTTAATTAAAGGGGGTGGTGCCGCCCATACCCGTGAAAAAGTGGTGGATAGCCTCGCCGATCAGTTTATTGTGGTGGTTGATAGTTCCAAACTGGTGGATAAACTGGGTTCGACATTTTTGTTACCCGTGGAAGTGCTGCCCATGGCAATGACCCCGGTCATGCGGGCGATCGCCAAACTTGGGGGCAAACCGGAACTACGGATGGGCATCAAAAAAGCAGGCCCCGTGATCACCGATCAAGGCAACTTTGTCATTGACGTAAAATTTGACAAAATCGATAACCCGGCTGAATTAGAAAAAACCCTGAATAACCTGCCCGGAGTATTAGAAAATGGCCTATTTGTGAATGTTACTGATGTGGTCTTAATTGGCGAAATCAAAGATGGCCAGCCCGTAGTCAGAGAAATGTAA
- a CDS encoding class I SAM-dependent methyltransferase produces the protein MSPLNHSIFETEFLPQNHQAIDAYFGSFFGLLRRSLVAGGSEFGVGMTLFSLAVSIRAASIIEIGRFKGFSTLSLASALKFIDIGWQEPAQHKQRPDSNYEKLEKPQTRKLFSIDPFPTQEARDLINEAQLNQYVEFIDRPSQTVTVQGQADLIFIDGDHSYEGCKRDVVQYTPCLRPGGYFILHDYFGWYDAQKQNNSPVKKVIDELIEQKIYQHILIDTGYQGFVIFRKSNPAID, from the coding sequence ATGTCACCTCTAAATCACTCCATCTTTGAAACAGAATTTTTACCCCAAAATCATCAGGCGATCGATGCTTATTTTGGCTCATTTTTCGGCTTACTGCGACGTTCCTTAGTTGCGGGAGGATCTGAATTTGGGGTAGGCATGACCTTGTTTTCCTTAGCGGTAAGTATTCGCGCCGCATCCATCATCGAAATCGGACGATTCAAGGGATTTTCTACCTTATCATTAGCCAGTGCTTTAAAATTTATCGATATTGGTTGGCAGGAACCAGCCCAACATAAACAACGACCGGATAGTAACTATGAAAAATTAGAAAAACCCCAAACTAGAAAATTATTTTCTATTGACCCATTTCCCACTCAAGAAGCCAGAGACTTAATTAACGAAGCGCAACTGAATCAATATGTAGAATTTATCGATCGCCCCTCTCAGACTGTCACCGTTCAAGGACAAGCGGACTTAATCTTTATTGACGGCGACCACAGCTATGAAGGCTGTAAAAGGGATGTAGTTCAATATACCCCATGTCTAAGACCTGGTGGATATTTTATCTTACATGATTATTTTGGCTGGTATGATGCCCAGAAGCAAAACAATTCTCCCGTCAAAAAAGTAATTGATGAATTAATCGAGCAAAAAATATATCAACATATTTTAATCGATACAGGTTATCAGGGTTTTGTCATTTTCAGAAAATCTAATCCCGCCATTGATTAA
- a CDS encoding glycosyltransferase family 4 protein: protein MKIAFADPIACDYTIETPYQQPLGGSQSALCYLAEELASQGHEVFLLNHSKTPRISRGVLCLPLPLTNLDPEKLQGLDALVVLNLAGYGAKLRSHLSEQTQLILWTGHTHHNRDMQALQNPAELAMYDGFAFVSEWQRDRFCEEFAIAPEKTAILRNAIAPAFTGLFPPNPDILSHILSHILSQKTWPPILAYTSTPFRGLDLLLEIFTRIRQAIPGTRLKVFSSMKVYHVSDAADQENYGELYRQCQEIEGVEYIGAIPQKDLAKELQKVTVLAYPNTYLETSCIAVMEAMASGCYIVTSDLGALPETTAGFARLIPITPDRERYKIQFANGVISALQQLDESHLRAMVNYINQGFTWSVRSHEWVDWLEGLRQQGIGNREQESRGADVQSCRGAEEKNSRWRLLRSSAPLPPFLS from the coding sequence ATGAAAATTGCTTTTGCTGACCCGATCGCCTGTGATTATACGATTGAAACTCCTTACCAACAACCTCTCGGCGGTTCTCAGTCTGCTTTGTGTTATTTGGCAGAAGAATTGGCAAGTCAAGGCCATGAGGTGTTTTTGCTGAATCATAGCAAGACCCCCAGGATCTCTCGTGGGGTACTCTGTTTGCCCCTGCCTTTGACGAATTTGGATCCGGAAAAACTTCAAGGGTTAGATGCTTTGGTGGTGTTGAATTTGGCTGGATATGGGGCAAAATTGCGCTCTCACCTTAGCGAACAGACTCAGTTAATTCTCTGGACGGGACATACTCACCATAATCGAGATATGCAGGCATTGCAAAATCCCGCAGAATTGGCAATGTATGATGGGTTTGCTTTTGTGAGTGAGTGGCAGCGCGATCGCTTTTGTGAGGAGTTTGCCATTGCCCCAGAAAAAACGGCGATTTTAAGAAATGCGATCGCCCCAGCGTTTACGGGATTATTTCCGCCAAATCCCGATATTTTATCCCATATTTTATCTCATATTTTATCTCAAAAAACTTGGCCGCCCATCTTGGCGTATACCAGTACCCCATTTCGGGGATTAGATTTATTATTGGAGATTTTTACCCGCATTCGCCAAGCCATCCCAGGCACTCGTCTCAAAGTATTTTCTAGTATGAAAGTTTATCATGTCAGTGATGCCGCTGACCAGGAAAATTATGGTGAACTTTATCGTCAATGTCAGGAAATAGAGGGAGTAGAATATATTGGGGCTATTCCCCAAAAAGATTTAGCCAAAGAGTTACAAAAAGTCACTGTTTTAGCCTATCCTAATACTTATTTAGAAACCTCTTGTATTGCGGTGATGGAAGCAATGGCTAGTGGTTGCTATATTGTCACCTCTGATTTGGGGGCATTGCCAGAAACTACCGCCGGATTTGCGCGGTTAATTCCGATTACTCCTGACCGCGAAAGGTATAAAATCCAATTTGCCAATGGGGTAATTTCAGCACTTCAGCAGCTTGATGAATCGCACCTTCGGGCAATGGTTAATTATATTAATCAGGGGTTTACTTGGTCGGTGCGATCTCATGAATGGGTGGATTGGTTGGAAGGTTTGAGGCAACAGGGAATAGGGAATAGGGAACAAGAAAGCAGAGGTGCAGATGTGCAGAGTTGCAGAGGTGCAGAGGAGAAAAATTCTCGATGGCGGCTTCTCCGCTCCTCTGCTCCCCTGCCCCCCTTTTTAAGCTAA
- a CDS encoding glycosyltransferase family 4 protein yields MKIAFLDFSDWEYQIDSPYKMPLGGSQSALCYLAAALAKLGHEVFLLNGISKETKSLGVNCLPFQQVFAPNSAYQSVVNSWDVVIVLSHAGAGIKLRQILAKHTRLVLWTQQVPSLGVMQGLQDKNEQAVYDGMAFVSSWQRDRFFEAFAISPEKTTVLRNAIAPAFAQQFNSGDRIVQHKLEPPILAYTSTPFRGLDLLLDIFPKIRQAYPGTRLKVFSSKKVYQLPQSVDESEYGTLYNQCRQMAGVEYLGSISQPELAQELRSVSVLAYANTFEETSCIAVMEAMASGCHVVTSDLAALPETTAGYASLVSVADVQGFSAVRDWRFSQRQDWKAYGERFVAATLAVLRNYQSQEAHLRQMVDYVNQACTWDVRAEEWVTWLQSLVAADMATDRINRSLPPTPYTLHPTPQKAEGVTDELKLCQQGEQLFREGKLSEALAICQQLIRMQPNFAPGYKLLGNVLQGNGKIEAAIRAYESAIALNPDFVEALANLGTMYYQNGQGQAAITCYEKAIKLQPKLAGLYWNLAKLLADQGQGQAAIAYRQKALELQPFLEDITR; encoded by the coding sequence ATGAAAATTGCCTTTTTAGATTTTTCTGATTGGGAATACCAAATAGATAGCCCTTATAAAATGCCTTTGGGAGGTTCCCAATCCGCTTTATGTTATTTAGCGGCAGCTTTAGCGAAATTAGGCCATGAAGTTTTTTTATTAAATGGGATTAGTAAGGAGACTAAATCCCTGGGAGTGAATTGTTTACCTTTTCAGCAAGTTTTTGCCCCTAATTCTGCTTATCAATCTGTCGTAAACTCCTGGGATGTGGTGATTGTTTTAAGTCACGCTGGTGCCGGAATTAAATTACGACAAATTTTAGCAAAACATACTCGGTTGGTGTTATGGACGCAACAGGTTCCCAGTCTGGGTGTGATGCAAGGATTGCAAGATAAAAATGAGCAAGCGGTCTATGATGGGATGGCGTTTGTGAGTAGTTGGCAGCGCGATCGCTTTTTTGAGGCTTTTGCCATTTCCCCAGAAAAAACCACGGTTTTAAGGAATGCGATCGCCCCAGCTTTTGCCCAACAATTTAACAGCGGCGATCGCATTGTTCAGCATAAGTTAGAACCGCCCATCTTGGCTTATACCAGTACCCCATTTCGCGGCTTAGACTTACTGTTAGATATTTTCCCAAAAATTCGCCAAGCTTATCCCGGTACTCGGTTAAAAGTGTTTTCCAGTAAAAAAGTTTATCAACTGCCGCAATCCGTGGATGAATCAGAATATGGTACTCTTTATAATCAATGTCGGCAAATGGCAGGAGTGGAGTATCTTGGTTCGATTTCTCAGCCGGAATTAGCCCAAGAATTGCGATCGGTTTCCGTGTTAGCTTATGCGAATACTTTTGAGGAAACTTCTTGTATTGCGGTGATGGAAGCAATGGCTAGTGGTTGCCATGTTGTCACCAGTGATTTAGCCGCTTTACCCGAAACCACTGCCGGATATGCTTCTTTGGTGTCCGTGGCCGATGTTCAGGGGTTTTCCGCCGTCCGGGATTGGCGATTTTCCCAGCGGCAAGACTGGAAGGCTTATGGTGAAAGGTTTGTGGCGGCAACTTTGGCGGTGTTGCGGAATTATCAGAGTCAGGAAGCCCATCTGCGTCAGATGGTGGACTATGTTAATCAGGCTTGTACTTGGGATGTCCGGGCCGAAGAGTGGGTGACTTGGTTGCAATCATTGGTGGCAGCGGATATGGCAACGGATAGGATAAATCGGTCTTTACCCCCTACACCCTACACTCTACACCCTACACCCCAAAAAGCGGAGGGGGTAACGGATGAGCTAAAGTTATGTCAGCAGGGTGAACAATTATTTCGTGAAGGAAAATTAAGCGAAGCTTTGGCGATTTGTCAGCAATTGATTCGGATGCAGCCTAATTTTGCACCAGGATATAAATTGTTGGGCAATGTATTGCAGGGGAACGGAAAAATTGAGGCGGCAATTCGGGCTTATGAATCAGCGATCGCGCTAAATCCTGATTTTGTTGAGGCATTAGCGAATTTAGGCACGATGTATTACCAAAATGGTCAGGGACAAGCGGCGATCACTTGTTATGAAAAAGCGATAAAATTACAACCAAAGTTAGCGGGACTTTACTGGAATTTAGCCAAATTATTGGCAGATCAAGGGCAAGGGCAAGCAGCGATCGCTTATCGGCAAAAAGCCTTAGAATTACAACCTTTTTTAGAGGATATTACGAGATGA
- a CDS encoding substrate-binding domain-containing protein codes for MKFVWISGLVVGAMLVLTSCTQSEPITGDRQTIKIGGSSEAYEVMEILTEAYAAEKKTIDFKFLQSSQTSGGVQGVKDGVIDIGLTSRELTESEKDSTIQYRAIAHSPMLLATHEIVSIQNLTTEQIKGIYSGQINNWQEVGGPDAEIILLDLPEDEADKQLLRQHYLGDITIDYRAIVFSEDDQIIKALLSTPYSIGTVAKTEEFSQGYINILSIDSISASPENIAQGKYELLYTIGMVFPDQPNPVTQDFINYIFSEIGQKKLASSGYAVIQQP; via the coding sequence ATGAAATTTGTTTGGATCAGTGGGTTGGTAGTGGGGGCAATGCTGGTCTTGACCAGTTGCACCCAAAGTGAACCTATAACAGGCGATCGGCAAACCATTAAAATTGGCGGTTCGTCAGAGGCTTATGAAGTGATGGAAATTTTGACGGAAGCTTATGCAGCAGAAAAGAAAACCATCGACTTTAAATTTCTTCAGTCAAGTCAAACCAGTGGTGGGGTTCAAGGGGTCAAAGATGGAGTGATTGATATTGGGTTAACCAGTCGAGAACTAACAGAGTCAGAAAAAGATTCTACGATTCAATACCGAGCGATCGCTCATAGTCCGATGCTATTGGCAACCCATGAAATTGTCTCTATTCAAAATTTGACCACGGAACAAATTAAAGGCATCTACAGTGGGCAGATTAATAACTGGCAAGAAGTCGGCGGACCTGATGCAGAAATTATCCTCTTGGATTTACCGGAAGATGAAGCAGACAAGCAGTTATTGCGGCAGCATTATTTAGGCGATATTACAATAGATTACCGGGCAATCGTTTTTTCAGAAGACGATCAAATTATTAAAGCTTTGTTAAGCACACCTTATAGCATCGGCACCGTGGCCAAAACCGAGGAATTTTCCCAAGGGTATATAAATATTTTAAGCATTGATAGCATTTCTGCATCTCCAGAAAATATTGCCCAGGGTAAATATGAGTTATTGTACACAATTGGCATGGTTTTCCCGGATCAGCCTAACCCAGTTACGCAAGATTTTATTAACTATATTTTCAGTGAAATAGGACAGAAAAAATTAGCCTCGTCTGGCTATGCAGTGATTCAGCAGCCATGA